In one window of Pseudomonadota bacterium DNA:
- a CDS encoding OmpA family protein, translated as MYLRAIPLTMIGLAAVVLLATGCQKYKDQIASQKDEIEKLRLDVAGLNGDKTGLEDSIAGLSSDKKALEEKLQELEARIASLMGYVGELEGNLEKLGGDKAAMSQKYQETLAEQQRLIDEMKKKQAQAQQRLDTLKGLLGKFKSLIAGGKLNVRIRDGKLMLELPSAVLFESGKYEVSENGLTTLGEVAKVLSQIKDREFQVAGHTDDVPVTTKSLVDNWNLSALRAVAVVRALQEMGVSPKNLSASGYSEYSPMVKNDSKDHQAQNRRIEIILMPNLNELPDLTELEKEIK; from the coding sequence ATGTATCTGCGCGCAATTCCACTGACGATGATCGGGCTCGCGGCCGTCGTGCTGCTGGCCACCGGCTGCCAGAAGTACAAGGACCAGATCGCGAGCCAGAAGGACGAGATCGAGAAGCTCCGCCTGGACGTCGCCGGCCTGAACGGCGACAAGACCGGGCTCGAGGACTCGATCGCCGGCCTGAGCTCCGACAAGAAGGCGCTCGAGGAGAAGCTCCAGGAGCTCGAGGCGCGGATCGCGAGCCTGATGGGCTACGTGGGCGAGCTCGAGGGCAACCTGGAGAAGCTCGGCGGCGACAAGGCCGCGATGTCGCAGAAGTACCAGGAGACGCTCGCCGAGCAGCAGCGGCTGATCGACGAGATGAAGAAGAAGCAGGCCCAGGCCCAGCAGCGCCTCGACACGCTCAAGGGGCTGCTCGGCAAGTTCAAGTCGCTCATCGCCGGCGGCAAGCTGAACGTGCGCATCCGCGACGGCAAGCTGATGCTCGAGCTGCCGAGCGCGGTGCTGTTCGAGTCCGGCAAGTACGAGGTGAGCGAGAACGGCCTGACCACCCTCGGGGAGGTGGCGAAGGTGCTGTCCCAGATCAAGGACCGCGAGTTCCAGGTGGCGGGCCACACGGACGACGTGCCGGTCACGACCAAGTCGCTCGTGGACAACTGGAACCTGTCGGCGCTGCGCGCGGTCGCCGTGGTGCGCGCCCTGCAGGAGATGGGCGTCTCGCCGAAGAACCTCTCGGCCTCGGGCTACTCCGAGTACAGCCCGATGGTGAAGAACGACTCCAAGGATCACCAGGCCCAGAACCGGCGCATCGAGATCATCCTCATGCCCAACCTGAACGAGCTGCCCGACCTCACCGAGCTCGAAAAAGAGATCAAGTAG
- a CDS encoding type II toxin-antitoxin system VapC family toxin, protein MIVLDTSAWLFWLHDPSRLSKRARAAVRRATDGDGACVSVISVWEVALKNRLGKLALPLDLDAWFDLARRYPGIALEPLRPDDAIASTRLPGDFHRDPADRFIVALARRLGAPLVTTDEKILAYPHVKAIG, encoded by the coding sequence GTGATCGTCCTCGACACGAGCGCCTGGCTGTTCTGGCTGCACGATCCGTCGCGGCTTTCGAAGCGGGCGCGCGCCGCGGTCCGCCGAGCCACGGATGGTGACGGCGCCTGCGTCTCGGTGATCTCGGTGTGGGAGGTCGCGCTGAAGAACCGGCTCGGCAAGCTCGCGCTGCCGCTCGATCTCGACGCCTGGTTCGACCTCGCCCGGCGGTACCCGGGGATCGCCCTCGAGCCGCTGCGCCCAGACGACGCGATCGCGAGCACGCGCCTCCCGGGCGACTTCCACCGCGATCCCGCCGACCGCTTCATCGTCGCGCTCGCGCGCCGCCTCGGCGCCCCGCTCGTGACGACCGACGAGAAGATCCTCGCCTACCCGCACGTGAAGGCGATAGGGTAG
- a CDS encoding type II toxin-antitoxin system Phd/YefM family antitoxin, producing the protein MKRLNVSESRRLLPRLVEEVGEGGEPILITRRGKPLAKIVPCSPDELGLDREALPLRGLPLVLADDFDAPLESGWEALAP; encoded by the coding sequence ATGAAGCGCCTCAACGTGTCCGAATCCCGCCGGCTCCTGCCGCGGCTCGTCGAGGAGGTCGGCGAGGGAGGCGAGCCGATCCTGATCACGCGGCGCGGCAAGCCGCTCGCCAAGATCGTGCCGTGCTCGCCGGATGAGCTCGGCCTCGATCGCGAGGCGCTGCCGCTGCGTGGGCTGCCGCTCGTGCTGGCCGACGACTTCGACGCCCCGCTCGAGTCCGGCTGGGAGGCGCTGGCGCCGTGA